The sequence below is a genomic window from Calypte anna isolate BGI_N300 chromosome 4A, bCalAnn1_v1.p, whole genome shotgun sequence.
ATAAAAGCAGTCAGACAGCAGTGGGATGTCATGATGttaccaaataaataaaatatttctccttgcAATAgagtataatttaaaaataggacATTTGACAACAAGGGCTTCCTCAGGATTGATTTAACAGTAACAATCTGAATAGGTGTCCTCACTTCACCTGCTTTTGCTCCTTTTAGATACTAAACCTGACTCAGGCATTAAAGGATGGCAAAAGTCCCATTCAGCTTGTCCAGATGCCCCGTGTCATTgtggagagaagcagcactggaagTCAGGGCCGGATTGTTCAGCTGAGTAATGCATTCACACAGACCTTTCATAGCAGGaagcctttcttttcctcctggtaGCACCAAAAACATGTGGGAAGAGTAAGTTTCTCACAACTGTAGGAAGCTAATTCCACGTAAAGGCTCTGCAATAATGTCCTTCTGCTCTATACCAAGAGCTCTGGCTGCCAACACCTcagaatttaaattataaagacttgagaaatgtattttgaatgTAATAAAAGTTTACAATTTTTGTGTCAGAATTGTGAAATCTCATGTCAGGGAATGAGAAGAACTTGTCcatattgtatttttatagGCTAAATTTATGTATTCTGAATAATATTGTGAATAAGGGGAGATAACAGTTTGCATATGTTGAGAAACTATATTGAATacaacaggaattttttttgtttaatataaaTGTTGAACCTCTACACTatcaatttctttttatatggtcttaaaaaaagaaatgcagaatgttATCTTTGATTGTGAAAATGCTTTCCCTTGGGATTTCTGCCTGATATTTTAAGCTGTTTATAGATCTTTTTCATAGGCTAGGTACTTGAAAAGTcatgcactaaaaaaaaaaataatctattgtTACAAACAGGtgtaaaggaaaagggagaaaactgCTCCAAAGAGGTTTTTTGCACATGGGGACCAAAAATAGTTGAATTTCAGCAAAATTCAACCTGAATGAGTGCATGCAGTTCCTACTGTGACAAAATGGCCTGGGTGTACATTTCAGAGGTTGCAATTCTACCTGTAAGTTTCAGAACTTACATATTTAAGTACATGTGTGGAAAATTGTGATATTTCTCTATAGATCCATGACAACAAAAGAACTGCACTATGTtgttacagtttttattttgccaTGTGTGTAAATCTGTTCCTCAGCAGCCACCGGGGTGGTTCTGCACCAGTAACCACAGGAGAACTGATGTGTTCATCACACACCCAGCCTGCCTTCTAAATTTATATCTaaatacaggtattttttttgaccaaaacaaacaaaaccaggactGTAACAGAGCACAGAATGCTATTGTGTCCTTAGCAAAGCTGTGCTCAGCTGCCAGTTGCCATTTCTCTTTATTTACATCATGGTTCCAGACTTTAGGGTCATGTCCTTAGGTCTGTGGCTTCTAtaatacagtaaatatttttattttagtgattttttttctggacgGTTAAGACtggaaatgggagaaaaattgctgcttttatGAAGCCTTCAGTATTTCAGAcatttgctgtattttgtaACTCTAAGCAATACTGTTGATCTCAAACGCAGTCAAACGCTTGTGTTTTATATAATTCTGAGTGGGTGTCAATATGAATGTAGCATGCCAGGGATTCACCTGAGGAGCTGAAACGTTTAAGCCTTAAATGTAAAACTCCCTGGATGCCGGAGTTGAAGACAAGGTGGAGATGAGCACTTTGAGAAACTCCCCATCGTTGTTTTTAaccagtttattaaaaaaaaaaaataaagaaaaaaagaaaaaaccaaacagatgcTGTTGCTGTACCTGACATGCCTACGGAAGAAAATAAAGGTCCCCATCAGAACCCCCCAAGTTTGGGCTCCGCTCTCTGTCCTTTTGGGGTCCCTGCGGGGTTCGGGATCGCCCCGCGCCCCCCCCACCTCCTGACCCCGAGTCCGCCGTGCCGCTAGGAGGCGCTGCCCGCCTTCCTCCGCCGAGGGCTGCCGGGAAGGAGGCGGGAACATGGCGGATGGCGGCTGTGGGGATGCGgagcgggccgggccgggaggGCTGGACCTGCTGGGTTTGGTACCCGGAGCTCCCAGCTGCCCGCACGGTGAGCCGGGACCCCCAGGAGaggtgggggtgagggggtgggCACTGCGGGGGCTCTGGAGGGCCTGGTTGAGGTGGCAGCGGCTCCCGGGGATGAGGGGTGTGGGGGTTTGGGCTTCCCCGTCGCTCGGCTCCTTCGGCCTCCTCGGCTCCCCCGGAGGGCTGTGTTTGTGGGCAGCCTTGGTTAATGCTTTGTTCTGGGAGCTTGAGCCTCAAAACAACTGTTGATGTCTCCTGTGTCTTCGTATGACGTTTGTTCCGTAGGGCCTGCTCTGCTGTTTGTAAAGACCAGccaagggaaagaggagggacGAAGATTTTATGCTTGTTCAGCTTGTAGGGATAGAAAAGACTGTGACTTTTTCCAGTGGGAGGATGAGAAGGTAAGAGAGTGGTGCTTGGTACTATGGGAAAtagtggtggggtttttttcctctaacaaaattttattttttttttaaaaaacagtattttgtcCAGGAAATCTGATGCCACTGCTGTTTTGTAAAACTTGTTTATTTGTCAGAGCACTTATTTCTGAAGGTGGCAAGTCTAACTTTTAAGGAAGGCTGTGTGTGTTTATAGCAAAACTGTCATTTGTTGGTGTATTGCCAAAACACTTGGGAATTCAAGTTTGGAAGTTGTTCACCAGTACCACGCAGCGTTGCACAAAATTCTGTTCTGATCCcaagaggtcccttccaacccttaattTCCTGTGATCTTACATGGTTAACACAAAACCTGCTGGATTGAGGCAAACACTGGAACATACAAACCAGCAAGGTGGTGGGGATCAGAGTGATGCTCAGTAGTCTCAGAATATCTGCAGCAATTTCTCTCCATATAAAAGCTTGATTGGAGGGTAACGAGCTCATAGCTCTTCATGGAGAACTTGCCAGTTTGTTTGCTACATTTTGTGTTACTTTTATGTATCCTAAACGCCTCTCTTGGTGTTGTGGGCTGTGCTCAGTAACAGATGGGGTTTAGTTGGGTTTATGTTTCATTGCTCTGCTGGTTACTGCTGAGGTAAATGAGGTAGTTAAACAGTTCTTTAGATTTTAATGGTATTCCtagagaaatttaattttgaatatCCCTTGTATCACGGTGTCTTTTGCTCTGTGGATTTTGTTGTCTTCCCCCCATTAAACAAATCAGTTCCATGAGTGTTGTGCCAATGTTTTGAAACTCTTGTTAGCTGTGAAACCATGAAGTATGTTTTGTGGAAACCAAGCAGAAGTTTCAGAGAAGAGCTGTCATGCTTTTTGCAGTATTCACACACAAAATACTGGGGCAACATTTCCTCTGTTAGGAgctgtgcaggagcagcagttcCTAGTTCTGCAGAGGGAATGCATCTGCTGGCATGCATCAGGGTGGAAACTGTATCTCTCTGTGTCTTCATCATAATCGTGTTTTGAGTTTTTCCTTGAGTTTTTGCTACGTGTGGTAGAAAAATggaatgtttttgtttatttttttgcacaGTTTAAATTAACAAGGTGAACAGCTTGTGCTGTTACACTGCATGCCTCTGTGCTGCAGTCATGGGTGTTCTTCTGCAACTACAGTCCAAAGAGTGTGATTATTCTTCTGTGCAGCATAactaaaacatttcttctttgatgCACCCTTTTTAATACTGATGTTTAATCCCAACACAGAGCATTGCTTTGTGTTTGGTGACTTTTTATGTACATACATTCTACAGGTGTCAGAAACCAGGCTTGCAGCACGTGAGGAGTATAACAGAAATCATCAGCCTTCTTTTACACACAGGCAGAATGTGGAAAGGtattgttctgtattttttaagtgaaaatcaAGCAGTAAAAGTTTAAGTACTCTGAACATAGAGATAATATCTCAGgattctttaaaatacaaaatgtgcCAGAGGAGTTTGGAAAAATAAGAACTGGTTgactgcaagaagaaaatagcATGAAGCATCTAATTAAACATGGTATTTTCAACCTGggaactgtattttcttttttctttgtataatTCTTCTTGCTCATAACATGCTAACAACATATCAGTAGCAGTTGAAATTCAAAAAATGACTCCTGATGTTTGTTTGCAATGGTAACAGGATTGTCAAACAGTGGTAAAATGCTTAAAATGTCTGAGCTCTTACAAAATAGTAAACCCCTTTCATGGCTCCCCTGTGCTTTATACCAgctttttcaaaatctgttcCTTGCTGTCTTTTGTATTTAAAGGTATAAGAATTTTGTCCTTTTGCCATTATCAAAGAGGAGATTTTGCCAGGAATGCCAACAATTGCTATTGCCAGCTGAATGGGAAGAACACTCGGATCACCAGTTCCTTTGTGATGTCTCCACTGCACAGTTAAAGACTCCCAGTAAACTTCTGCATCCCctggagaataaaaaaacaaatgcacagTATCTGTTTGCAGACAGGAGTTGTCAGTTCCTGCTGGATCTGATTATTGGTTTGGGATTCAGACGAGTGCTCTCTGTTGGAACTCCTCGGTATGTCAGTCAGGACTGGTACACTCTCAGATATTGCTGTCTCAGACATCTTGCAGCTCACTAATGTTTAAATAATCAAAAGATTCTCCCATAGTAAGAGGTTCACTATGCTTTAGTTGGTTGGTATTATCCAAAAATCTAGTGGGGTCTCGCCTTGAGTTTGTAAGAGACAGGAGAAGAATGCAAATAACACGTGCACACATACACTATAAATGTcctgttctgtttcttctgtaaCACACAGTGagtttctttgcttatttttggCCTGTTTTTAAGTTCATGGTGATCCAGTAGGCTCCACTGCCTTCTCATTTTTAAAGACTAACATATTTTTCTAACTGAATATTAGCCAAATGGAATCATCCAAATTCAGATtactccattttctctttttggttttttaggtttAGTAAAGTGCCAGGCATTCTTGTCTTGCAAGGTGTTTTCTGAAGCCAATGATTGTGTGTTAAATTTCTTTGCTCCAATTACACTTCAGGCTTCATGAAATGATCCAGACTAAGGCATCACAAGAAGAAGATTTCAGGGTTAGAAGCCTTCTGCTAGATATTGATTTCAGGTAGGTTTTGATAGTTGTTTATCTGTTTGAAGAGTATGAACAAAGATTTGTGTTCTTGCTGCTTTAGAAGGTTAATTGCTGGTTGTTTACCCTTTCCTGTATCTGCATCTCTGTTCCTGCACACAAATACAAATGCTGTCCAGTATATGAGAAAAGTAATTGTACTTCATAATTCCCAGTTCTGGTATGTGTTGTCAGTAATGGGAAGGCCTTGTTTCCTCTGTAAATGCCCTCTAGGGCAGGCAAgcagttgtttattttttttctactactATAAAACTTATTTTACAGGTATTCACAGTTTTACACAGAGGATGAATTCTGCCACTACAACATgtttaatcattatttttttggtgGAGAGGTAAGGTGAAGTGTTTCTTGAGTGCTTTCTCATGAAGTACGTATCATTAATGAAGAGTTTTGTTAGAAAATCATGACTAGTTAATAGAAAACAGCTATCAGGAGACAGAAGTGGTCAACAGTTCTGGAAATCAAGGAGTGACCGTGCCTCTTCAGTTATTCTCTCCCACTTCATTAAAAGCAAGATAAAGTTAGTTATACTAAAAGTTAGTTATACCACCTGATGTTAcacacttctgcttttattaaaatgacAGCTTAGTGTAAGTTCTTGCCACATATTCATTAGCCCTGTTCTTGTGTTCCTACAAGAGAATAAATTGGTTTATTCCCAGCCTTCGCAAGTCCAGTTGATGCTGGGACTTGTTCACTGGTACTTGAggtgggagggaaaaggagtgAGTTCCTTTCTGCTTTATTCCAGGCATGCAAGATCAACAGGTTAACCTTGTCATAAAATGAGGTTGAATTAGtttcacagttttaaaaaaaatggtgtatttcttgtttctttttaaatgtcacacTGATTGCTTAAATTTGAGTTAATTAGGCaacctgcagctgcagtgagaTACTTAATGAAGCTTTTTCAATTCCAAATACTAATTTCAAACTTTTATCCTAATATTGTACTTGCTCATTCTTTGTTCTTCCTCTCCTATTATTACTAAGCCACCCATGATTTGCATAAACAAGCTTAATTGCAATACCATTCACATTGTGTTGGTaattatcagatttttttccattaaaaagctgaattttgaaCAGGATCTTGAGAGTAAAAAGAATTGTCTAGAATAAAATGGGAGGCTGGTCTGGAAAGCCTTACCTTTGAATTTTTGAAAACAATTACTCTATtcaaattttgcatttttcagtaaaaattaaagGACTCTTCATCTGCATTATAAACACTGCAATGTTCCTTTCAAGGTGCAAAAAGGTGACACCTGTAATGAGGCTGTATTGCAGGGTCTTCAAGGACTGAACTGCAGCACTGTTGAATACATATCAGtgttaaaaatctatttttggAATGCAATAGAATCTAAGTAACAGCTGAGAGAATAATGCAAGATGGCAGTgaataaatgtttatatttgATTTAATTGTGAAGTCCAGGTTGGGTTGCTAGAATTTGCACAcagtatatttttataatttttatatttttataaccAGTTATGCCTGGaataaattttcattattttgataATGCTTTACAGAATAAAACTAAAGTTAGAGGgcataaataaaatgtatttctgagccttcacttttctttcttgctaggaatgaccttttttttccaagttaacTTTGATACCCTTTGGAAGAAGACTATCATAAGTTTGAACTGCATCTGTCCTTGATACGTTACCTAAAGGGTAGTACTTGTCAGGGCTTCAGATctagttctgctttttttaaatgctacacAAGAGGAGATTAACCTCCACAAGGGGAAATAACTTCCATCTTTGAAGTTGAAACTTCTAAAgtactaattttaaaagtatttttacagttcttgaatctgtatttctcaaaattaatctgtttcttACAGGCTGCCTGTGAAACATGTAGGAAATTCTTGTATCAAGACAAAGGTGAAAGAGTCATTATGGTAGCTGATCCCCCATTTGGAGGTTTAGTGGAAGCACTGgcttcaagttttaaaaaactgatGGCCATGTggacagagacagaaaaagtgGGTATGTATGACATCCAGAGAGGTGTGCTGAGCCATAACATCACTGTAAGAAAAACTACCTATTTAAAAGCCTGTGATTCTTTCTCCTCAGGTGAATGTGACTGCATTCATGTTATAATTTCTAAAGATGGACTATGTTATATCCAGTTTGCTCTGTTGATGCTTTTACTTTAATAATAGCTAATTCttacttaagatttttttacaaTTCTTTCTAAAAATCTACTTTGCAATTAAAATGGACTTTAAAGggtgagaagaaaaagctatCAAACCAGTACCGTTTCTTGCCAGCCTAGGGAGGTGGTAAGAGGGGAGCTTACAGCTCCACAGGTGACAAAACTTTTTGTTGCATAAAAGACCAAGTTTTTGCTTCCAAGCTGATGTACATATCCATGTTTTTGTATTCAGAACATTTACTGTCAGTTTTGCTTCATCTAccttgtttgatttttttttaaatgttcaccTAAATCTCTTTATTTCTAGGCCATAACAACCCAGAGATGCCCATGTTCTGgatatttccatatttctttgAGTCTCGTATTCTTGAATTTTTCCCAAGCTTCAGAATGATGGATTATCAGGTATGACTGAACCCTGTGCATTTGTTGTGTGCAATGTGAGAGGAGTATGAATGAAAGCAGACAGAATGGTGCCACTAGTTGGGACATGGGACACCTTCTTGAACTTCAATTTTGACCACATCAGAGGCACTGCAAGCCCTATGGTGCTCACCATGTGAACCCCAGATTCTGTATTTGTGTTAGCCATACCTTTGATTATTTTGTCACACTCTTGCAGTTTGTTATATACCTTTACCTCATCTGTCATCTGTCCATTAACTCATTTTTTGCCAGGTTTTCACTGTGACAGAATTTGCACTAGTTTTGACAGGTGCATATTGCAGAGGGGAGAGGCaaagtgtttcatttttccCAGATGTTGAAATGTCAGTAGCTGAGACCAGGGTAGAATGACAACAATGGAATGATAAGGAATTATGTAATGATTTTGTTCATGATAAGGCAATAATCTGTCATCAGCTTCTCCAGTATTGTATCTGTTCTGTGAACTGCTTAAGAGTGTGTACATCAGTGACTTTTGAGAGAGCAGTCATGGACATCCATAACAttagagttttgttttctcatatAACAGCTCTGCATAATATTTGATATCTGTGCTGTGGACAACGTATTTGTGTCTCACAGAATGGAagttttttgaagaaaattggAAACTCAGGATAGGGTAGACTCTGCCTTCCTGCTAGATGAGAATTTTTGAGTCTTTGAatgcagtgctggaaaaaagTAGGGCTGGTTGGTTTGCAACTTTGTAATTATTCTGAGATAAATTAAGGTGTACATCAATTCTTGCCAGCTAGACAAACAGTatagttctgtttctttttaatttaagagGTGCTCTTTTGTAGAACAGTGAACTGCAGTGTTACCTCAGAGATCTCatgcagaagaacaaaaaggaataaataaaacagtttaGCTTTGATACTGTGGTtgcacaaatttaaaaataaatgagacaaAATACTTGCTGTAGAATTTGTAACATAATTTGAAATTAGCCTTTTATATAAGGCACAAATAAAGATAATAACTATGTAAATAGTTCTGTCTGCACTTAGCAGTTTAACACTCTTTCTATGGTCTTATTTTTCTAGGTAGACTATGATAATCATGCACTTTATAAGCATGGCAAGACAGGTCGTAGACAGTCCCCTGTCCGTATCTTCACAAACCTTACCCCAAGTATGATTGTACTTCCTGTAGAAGAGGGCTACAGGTAAGATATATTAATGCTCAAGACTCTGCTGGTTCTTAAGGATGAAGAATCTAAAGGAGATGGGGATGGTGCTGTTCAGTATTGTCAGACCTAACTTGGATCCCCAGCTCAAGAGCACGTTTCTCTGTCTCATTCTATGGTCACATGTTCTTTAAACAATGTGTAGGAGAGCTGGGCACCTAAAAAGAGGTTTACATTTTTGGCATTTTTCCTCACTCTATAGGAAATGTGAGACATATTTACAGCTGATAATCAGCTTGGCTGAGACAGTGTCTAATAAAATCAACCCTCTGAGAAGCATCAGGAGTGGAATTAGCATGATTTCCTGCTGATATTGTTGCTAATTTGAATTCAGACACTTGAATTTTACTTTGGGATGTACTGTGTCTAAATGATTATGAGGCCCTGGTCCTAAGTGGTGATTTTATGCATCAAAACCGTTATCTTTAATTTACAAAGTAATTTTGCCATCCTTATGCTTATTGTTTAACTTGTATATAATTAATCTACATTTCTTGAGCAAACCATGGAccaatatatttcattttttttccaggttttgtgCTCTATGTCAACGGTATGTTAGTTCTGGTAACCAGCACTGTGAGATATGCAATTCATGTACGTCAAAAGTAAGTATTACGACCTTTTGGGACAGGTTTTTTAGCAGTAGTCAAAGACCTTCTttaatttttgctcttttaaaaacctgttctGATACTTATTTCTGTGGGAACCCCCCAGTCAGTTCAATTTTTTGGACTTACTAATAACTTCACAGGACACAATTTATAACCTGCTGGGAATTAATTTCTGTTACCCCAATTCCTCTGTGTTGGAAATATGACAGGAAAATTTGGCTGCTTGCCACTTACACCACATTGT
It includes:
- the ZCCHC4 gene encoding rRNA N6-adenosine-methyltransferase ZCCHC4 isoform X1, which codes for MADGGCGDAERAGPGGLDLLGLVPGAPSCPHGPALLFVKTSQGKEEGRRFYACSACRDRKDCDFFQWEDEKVSETRLAAREEYNRNHQPSFTHRQNVERYKNFVLLPLSKRRFCQECQQLLLPAEWEEHSDHQFLCDVSTAQLKTPSKLLHPLENKKTNAQYLFADRSCQFLLDLIIGLGFRRVLSVGTPRLHEMIQTKASQEEDFRVRSLLLDIDFRYSQFYTEDEFCHYNMFNHYFFGGEAACETCRKFLYQDKGERVIMVADPPFGGLVEALASSFKKLMAMWTETEKVGHNNPEMPMFWIFPYFFESRILEFFPSFRMMDYQVDYDNHALYKHGKTGRRQSPVRIFTNLTPSMIVLPVEEGYRFCALCQRYVSSGNQHCEICNSCTSKDGRRWKHCVLCKKCVKPSWFHCNNCNCCALQNHSCEKAAAGCFVCGKAGHKRTTCPSLSHTRTVCQADKRQRQKTLKRVKMGICKTSAIKHAIFFRKKVKNKKKKT
- the ZCCHC4 gene encoding rRNA N6-adenosine-methyltransferase ZCCHC4 isoform X2, with the protein product MAAVGMRSGPGREGWTCWVWYPELPAARTVSETRLAAREEYNRNHQPSFTHRQNVERYKNFVLLPLSKRRFCQECQQLLLPAEWEEHSDHQFLCDVSTAQLKTPSKLLHPLENKKTNAQYLFADRSCQFLLDLIIGLGFRRVLSVGTPRLHEMIQTKASQEEDFRVRSLLLDIDFRYSQFYTEDEFCHYNMFNHYFFGGEAACETCRKFLYQDKGERVIMVADPPFGGLVEALASSFKKLMAMWTETEKVGHNNPEMPMFWIFPYFFESRILEFFPSFRMMDYQVDYDNHALYKHGKTGRRQSPVRIFTNLTPSMIVLPVEEGYRFCALCQRYVSSGNQHCEICNSCTSKDGRRWKHCVLCKKCVKPSWFHCNNCNCCALQNHSCEKAAAGCFVCGKAGHKRTTCPSLSHTRTVCQADKRQRQKTLKRVKMGICKTSAIKHAIFFRKKVKNKKKKT